The Bacteroidota bacterium genome has a window encoding:
- a CDS encoding glycoside hydrolase family 92 protein: SWVGPFYEGSSWTYSYFIPHDVDQLVELMGGKEKFVDRLDYALKNDLIDYGNEPSFLALRLFNHVGRPDLTSKWVRYALKKNFDLTGGLGNDDSGAMSSWYVFSSLGFFPNAGQDIYYLNSPLYKKAVITLGNGKKLIIRAENASDKNIYIKSCNINGKIWTSSIFRHKDIANGGTITLVLSDQPTAWGRE, from the coding sequence TCCTGGGTGGGCCCATTTTATGAAGGAAGTTCCTGGACTTACAGTTACTTTATCCCTCATGACGTTGATCAATTAGTTGAATTAATGGGCGGAAAGGAAAAGTTCGTAGACAGGCTTGACTATGCACTGAAAAATGACCTGATCGATTATGGCAATGAACCATCATTCCTGGCCCTACGTTTGTTCAATCATGTTGGCCGCCCTGATCTGACCTCAAAATGGGTACGCTATGCCTTAAAGAAAAATTTTGACCTTACGGGCGGATTGGGTAATGACGACAGCGGTGCCATGTCCTCGTGGTATGTCTTTTCTTCCCTGGGCTTTTTCCCCAATGCCGGGCAGGATATTTATTACCTGAATTCCCCGCTTTATAAAAAGGCCGTAATCACTCTGGGAAATGGGAAAAAACTAATTATCCGCGCAGAGAATGCTTCGGATAAAAACATTTATATTAAGTCCTGTAACATAAATGGCAAGATTTGGACCAGCTCGATTTTCCGGCACAAGGACATTGCCAATGGGGGTACTATTACTCTGGTTTTATCTGATCAGCCCACTGCCTGGGGCAGGGAATAA